From a single Fusobacterium pseudoperiodonticum genomic region:
- a CDS encoding lysophospholipid acyltransferase family protein, which translates to MYFIQYIVARFFIFLLLLLPEKLRFKFGDFLGNLTYKLIKSRRMTALMNLKMAFPEKSDEEIEKIARKSFRIMIKAFLCSLWFDKYLKNPKNIKIINQESMLNACKKDKGVMAATMHMGNMEASTVCTGENKIITVAKKQRNPYINDYITKLRGKANYMEVIEKNERTSRVLISKLREKKVIALFSDHRDKGAIVNFFGKETKAPSGAVSMALKFDLPFLLVYNTFNDDNTITIYVTDEIELKKTGNFKEDVQNNVQYLINIMEDVIRKHPEQWMWFHDRWNSFREYKRSLKNKK; encoded by the coding sequence ATGTATTTTATTCAATATATTGTTGCCAGATTTTTTATTTTTTTATTACTTTTATTACCTGAAAAATTGAGATTTAAGTTTGGAGATTTTTTAGGAAATCTTACATATAAATTAATTAAAAGTAGAAGAATGACAGCCCTTATGAATTTGAAAATGGCTTTTCCTGAAAAGAGTGACGAGGAAATTGAAAAGATTGCAAGAAAATCTTTTAGAATAATGATAAAAGCTTTTTTATGTTCATTATGGTTTGATAAATATCTAAAGAATCCTAAAAACATAAAGATTATAAATCAAGAAAGTATGTTGAATGCTTGTAAAAAAGATAAGGGTGTTATGGCGGCTACTATGCACATGGGAAATATGGAAGCAAGTACAGTTTGTACAGGTGAGAATAAAATTATTACTGTTGCTAAAAAGCAAAGAAATCCATATATTAATGATTATATCACAAAGCTTAGAGGGAAAGCAAATTATATGGAAGTAATAGAAAAAAATGAAAGAACAAGTAGAGTTTTAATTTCTAAATTGAGAGAAAAAAAAGTTATTGCACTATTTTCTGACCATAGAGATAAAGGAGCTATAGTTAATTTCTTTGGCAAGGAAACAAAAGCACCTAGTGGAGCAGTATCAATGGCATTGAAGTTTGACTTACCTTTCTTACTTGTCTATAACACTTTTAATGATGATAACACAATTACCATCTATGTTACAGATGAAATAGAATTGAAAAAGACAGGTAATTTTAAGGAAGATGTACAAAACAATGTGCAATATCTAATAAATATTATGGAAGATGTTATTAGAAAACATCCAGAACAATGGATGTGGTTCCACGATAGATGGAATAGTTTTAGAGAATATAAACGTTCATTGAAAAATAAAAAATAA
- a CDS encoding MarR family winged helix-turn-helix transcriptional regulator, which produces MQRLGGFLITKIKQLHSRALAQCISDKGIDAFSGEQGKILFVLWRKDKITQKELATETGLAKNTITIMLEKMGKNNLIRKITDENDKRKSLVILTDYAKSLKKPFDEISDDEMLKKVYKGFSEEEIDKCEEYLHRIIKNLEEKEESDR; this is translated from the coding sequence ATGCAAAGATTAGGTGGATTTCTAATAACTAAAATAAAACAATTACATAGTAGAGCATTGGCACAATGTATAAGTGATAAGGGTATAGATGCTTTTAGTGGAGAGCAAGGAAAGATTTTATTTGTGCTTTGGCGAAAAGATAAAATCACTCAAAAAGAATTAGCAACTGAAACAGGTTTAGCTAAGAATACAATTACAATTATGCTTGAAAAAATGGGAAAAAATAATTTAATTAGAAAAATAACAGATGAAAATGATAAAAGAAAATCATTGGTAATTTTAACAGATTATGCAAAGTCTTTGAAAAAACCTTTTGATGAAATTTCAGATGATGAGATGTTAAAGAAGGTGTATAAAGGTTTTAGTGAAGAAGAAATAGATAAATGTGAAGAATATTTACATAGAATTATTAAGAATTTAGAAGAAAAAGAGGAAAGTGATAGATAA
- a CDS encoding valine--tRNA ligase: protein MNELDKNYSPNEIEEKWYKTWEESKFFAASLSSEKENYSIVIPPPNVTGILHMGHVLNNSIQDTLIRYNRMRGKNTLWMPGCDHAGIATQNKVERKLAEEGLKKEDIGREKFLEMTWDWKEKYGGIITQQLRKLGASLDWDRERFTMDEGLSYAVRKIFNDLYHDGLIYQGEYMVNWCPSCGTALADDEVDHEEKDGHLWQIKYPVKDSDEYIIIATSRPETMLADVAVAVHPEDERYKHLIGKTLILPLVNREIPVIADEYVDKEFGTGALKITPAHDPNDYNLGKKYNLPVINMLTPDGKIVNDYSKYAGLDRFEARKKIVEDLKEQGFFIKTEHLHHAVGQCYRCQTVIEPRVSPQWFVKMKPLAEKALEVVRNGEIKILPKRMEKIYYNWLENIRDWCISRQIWWGHRIPAWYGPDRHVFVAMDEAEAKEQAKKHYGHDVELSQEEDVLDTWFSSALWPFSTMGWPEKTKELDLFYPTNTLVTGADIIFFWVARMIMFGMYELKKIPFKNVFFHGIVRDEIGRKMSKSLGNSPDPLDLIKEFGVDAIRFSMIYNTSQGQDVHFSTDLLGMGRNFANKIWNAARFVIMNLEGFDVKSVDKTKLDYELVDKWIISRLNETAKEVEDCLEKFELDNAAKAVYEFLRGDFCDWYVEIAKIRLYNDDEDKKISKLTAQYMLWTILEQGLRLLHPFMPFITEEIWQKIKVDGETIMLQQYPVADNNLIDVKIEKSFEYIKEVVSSLRNIRAEKGISPAKPAKVVVSTSNSEELETLEKNELFIKKLANLEELTCGANLEAPAQSSLRVAGNSSVYMILTGLLNNEAEIKKINEQLAKLEKELEPVNRKLSDEKFTSKAPQHIIDRELRIQKEYLDKIEKLKESLKSFEE from the coding sequence ATGAATGAATTAGACAAAAATTACTCACCTAATGAGATAGAGGAAAAGTGGTATAAGACTTGGGAAGAATCAAAGTTCTTTGCAGCAAGTCTTTCATCTGAAAAGGAAAACTATTCTATAGTTATTCCACCTCCAAATGTAACAGGAATTTTACATATGGGGCACGTTTTAAATAACTCTATTCAAGATACTTTAATAAGATACAATAGAATGAGAGGTAAAAATACTCTTTGGATGCCAGGTTGTGACCACGCTGGAATAGCAACTCAAAATAAAGTTGAAAGAAAATTAGCAGAAGAAGGATTAAAAAAAGAAGATATAGGTAGAGAAAAATTCCTTGAAATGACTTGGGATTGGAAAGAAAAATATGGAGGTATCATAACTCAGCAATTAAGAAAGTTAGGAGCTTCACTTGACTGGGATAGAGAAAGATTTACTATGGACGAAGGACTTTCTTATGCAGTTAGAAAAATTTTTAATGACTTATATCATGATGGTTTAATTTATCAAGGTGAATATATGGTAAACTGGTGTCCTTCTTGTGGAACTGCACTTGCAGATGATGAAGTTGACCACGAAGAAAAAGATGGACATCTATGGCAAATAAAATATCCTGTAAAAGATTCTGATGAATATATAATAATCGCTACTTCAAGACCTGAAACTATGCTTGCTGACGTGGCAGTTGCAGTTCACCCTGAAGATGAAAGATACAAACATTTAATAGGAAAAACTTTAATTTTACCATTAGTTAATAGAGAAATTCCTGTTATTGCAGATGAATATGTTGATAAAGAATTTGGAACAGGAGCTTTAAAAATTACTCCTGCACATGACCCTAATGACTATAATTTAGGAAAGAAATATAATCTACCTGTAATAAATATGTTAACTCCTGATGGAAAAATAGTTAATGACTATTCTAAATATGCAGGACTTGATAGATTTGAAGCTAGAAAGAAAATTGTTGAGGACTTAAAAGAACAAGGTTTCTTTATAAAGACTGAACATTTACACCATGCAGTAGGACAATGTTATAGATGTCAAACTGTTATTGAACCAAGAGTATCTCCTCAATGGTTTGTTAAAATGAAGCCTCTTGCTGAAAAAGCTCTTGAAGTTGTAAGAAATGGTGAAATAAAAATTCTTCCTAAGAGAATGGAAAAAATTTACTATAACTGGCTAGAAAATATAAGAGATTGGTGTATATCAAGACAAATTTGGTGGGGACATAGAATACCTGCTTGGTATGGACCTGATAGACATGTTTTTGTTGCTATGGATGAAGCAGAAGCAAAGGAACAAGCTAAGAAACATTATGGACATGATGTTGAACTATCTCAAGAAGAAGATGTTTTAGATACTTGGTTCTCATCTGCACTTTGGCCATTCTCAACAATGGGTTGGCCTGAAAAAACTAAGGAATTAGATTTATTCTATCCTACAAATACATTAGTAACAGGAGCAGACATTATATTCTTCTGGGTTGCTAGAATGATAATGTTTGGTATGTATGAACTTAAAAAGATACCATTTAAAAATGTATTCTTCCATGGAATAGTAAGAGATGAAATTGGTAGAAAGATGTCAAAATCTCTTGGAAACTCTCCTGATCCACTTGACTTAATAAAAGAATTTGGAGTAGATGCTATAAGATTTTCTATGATATATAACACTTCTCAAGGACAAGATGTACACTTCTCAACTGACTTACTAGGAATGGGAAGAAATTTTGCAAATAAAATTTGGAATGCTGCAAGATTTGTTATTATGAACTTAGAAGGTTTTGATGTAAAATCTGTAGATAAAACTAAATTAGATTATGAACTTGTTGATAAATGGATAATTTCAAGATTAAATGAAACTGCAAAAGAGGTAGAAGATTGTTTAGAAAAATTTGAACTTGATAATGCTGCTAAAGCTGTTTATGAATTCTTAAGAGGAGATTTCTGTGATTGGTATGTTGAAATTGCAAAAATCAGACTTTATAATGATGACGAAGATAAGAAAATTTCTAAATTAACAGCACAATATATGCTTTGGACTATCTTAGAACAAGGATTGAGATTACTTCATCCATTTATGCCATTCATCACAGAAGAAATTTGGCAAAAAATTAAAGTAGATGGTGAAACTATCATGCTACAACAATATCCTGTAGCTGATAATAATCTAATAGATGTTAAAATTGAAAAATCTTTTGAATATATAAAAGAAGTTGTTTCTTCACTTAGAAATATAAGAGCAGAAAAAGGAATTTCTCCTGCTAAACCTGCAAAAGTAGTTGTATCAACTTCTAATTCAGAAGAATTAGAAACTCTCGAAAAGAATGAATTATTTATCAAGAAATTAGCTAATTTAGAAGAATTAACTTGTGGAGCAAACTTAGAAGCTCCTGCACAAAGTTCTTTAAGAGTAGCTGGAAACTCATCAGTATATATGATATTAACAGGACTTTTAAATAATGAAGCAGAAATTAAAAAGATTAATGAACAACTTGCTAAATTAGAAAAAGAATTAGAGCCTGTAAACAGAAAATTATCTGATGAAAAGTTCACTTCAAAAGCTCCTCAACATATAATTGATAGAGAGCTAAGAATACAAAAAGAATATCTTGATAAGATAGAAAAATTAAAAGAAAGTTTAAAAAGTTTTGAAGAATAA
- a CDS encoding ABC transporter ATP-binding protein, whose protein sequence is MIEFKNISKSYGNQEIIKDFNLTIECGTFLTIIGSSGSGKTTILKMINGLIKADKGEVLINNKNIQDEDLIELRRKIGYVIQGNILFPHLTVFDNIAYVLNLKKYNKKEIEKIVNEKMDMLNLSRDLKDRLPDELSGGQQQRVGIARALAANPDIILMDEPFGAVDAITRYQLQKDLKELHKKTEATIVFITHDITEALKLGTKVLVLDKGEIQQYDMPKNICSNPKNEFVKQLLKMAEM, encoded by the coding sequence ATGATAGAATTCAAAAATATTAGTAAAAGTTATGGAAACCAAGAAATAATAAAAGATTTTAATTTGACTATTGAATGTGGAACATTTTTAACTATCATAGGTTCGTCAGGTTCTGGAAAAACAACAATTTTAAAAATGATAAATGGTCTTATAAAGGCAGATAAAGGTGAAGTACTGATAAATAATAAAAATATTCAAGATGAAGATTTAATCGAACTTAGAAGAAAAATTGGATATGTAATTCAAGGAAATATTTTATTTCCACACTTAACAGTTTTTGATAATATTGCTTACGTATTAAATCTAAAAAAATATAATAAAAAAGAAATTGAAAAGATAGTAAATGAAAAAATGGATATGTTAAATCTTTCAAGAGATTTAAAAGATAGATTGCCAGATGAGCTTTCAGGTGGACAGCAACAAAGAGTTGGAATAGCAAGAGCCTTAGCAGCAAATCCTGACATAATATTGATGGACGAGCCATTTGGAGCAGTTGACGCTATTACAAGATATCAGTTACAAAAAGATTTAAAGGAGTTACATAAAAAAACAGAAGCAACTATTGTATTTATAACTCATGATATAACTGAAGCTTTAAAATTAGGAACAAAGGTTTTAGTATTGGATAAAGGTGAAATCCAACAATATGATATGCCTAAAAATATTTGTTCTAATCCTAAAAATGAATTTGTAAAACAATTATTAAAAATGGCAGAGATGTAA
- a CDS encoding bifunctional folylpolyglutamate synthase/dihydrofolate synthase — protein sequence MEGKMNIDALLEELYAYSMFSIRLGLDNIKEICKHLGNPQNSYKVIHITGTNGKGSVSTTVERILIDAGYKVGKYTSPHILEFNERISFDDKYISNEDVAKYYEKVKKIIEEHNIQATFFEVTTAMMFDYFKDMKAEYVILEAGMGGRYDATNICNNIVSVITNVSLEHTEYLGDTIYKIATEKAGIIKNCPYTIFADNNPDVKKAIEEVTDKYVNVLDKYKDSTYKLDFNTFTTNININGNIYEYSLFGDYQYKNFLCAYEVVKYLGIDENIIKEAIKKVVWQCRFEVFSKNPLVIFDGAHNAAGVEELIKIVKQHFSKDEVTVLVSILKDKDRVSMFRKLNEISSSIILTSIPDNPRASTARELYDYVENKKDFEYEEDPIKAYNLALSKKRKLTICCGSFYILIKLKEGLNG from the coding sequence ATGGAGGGAAAAATGAATATTGATGCTTTACTAGAAGAATTATATGCTTATTCTATGTTTAGTATAAGACTTGGTTTAGATAATATTAAAGAAATCTGTAAACACCTAGGAAATCCACAAAATTCATATAAGGTTATACATATAACTGGAACTAATGGTAAAGGTTCTGTTTCAACAACAGTTGAAAGAATCCTAATAGATGCTGGATATAAGGTTGGAAAATACACTTCACCTCATATACTTGAATTCAACGAAAGAATATCTTTTGATGACAAGTATATCAGCAATGAAGATGTTGCTAAATATTATGAAAAAGTTAAGAAGATTATTGAAGAACATAACATACAAGCAACATTCTTTGAAGTTACAACTGCTATGATGTTTGATTATTTCAAAGATATGAAAGCTGAATATGTAATTTTAGAAGCTGGTATGGGTGGAAGATATGATGCAACAAATATTTGTAATAATATTGTATCAGTGATAACTAATGTTAGCTTAGAGCATACAGAGTACTTAGGAGATACTATTTATAAAATAGCAACTGAAAAAGCTGGAATAATTAAAAACTGTCCTTATACCATCTTTGCTGACAATAATCCTGATGTAAAAAAAGCAATTGAAGAAGTTACAGATAAATATGTAAATGTCCTAGATAAATATAAGGATAGCACATATAAACTTGATTTTAATACTTTTACAACAAATATAAATATAAATGGAAATATCTATGAATATTCACTTTTTGGTGATTATCAATATAAAAACTTTTTATGTGCCTATGAAGTTGTAAAATATTTGGGCATAGATGAAAATATAATAAAAGAAGCAATTAAAAAGGTTGTATGGCAATGTAGATTTGAAGTATTCTCTAAAAATCCTCTTGTGATTTTTGATGGTGCTCATAATGCTGCTGGTGTTGAAGAACTTATAAAAATTGTAAAACAACACTTTTCTAAAGATGAAGTTACTGTGTTAGTGTCTATTTTAAAAGATAAAGATAGGGTTTCAATGTTTAGAAAACTAAATGAAATATCTTCTAGTATAATCTTAACATCTATCCCAGACAATCCAAGAGCTTCAACAGCAAGAGAATTATATGATTATGTTGAAAATAAAAAAGATTTTGAATATGAAGAAGATCCAATAAAGGCATATAATTTAGCTTTAAGTAAAAAGAGAAAACTTACTATATGTTGTGGTTCTTTCTATATCTTAATTAAGTTAAAAGAGGGGTTAAATGGATAA
- a CDS encoding glycine betaine ABC transporter substrate-binding protein has translation MVNQLMKLLTEDFKFFTNLTIEHVLISLLAISIASVLGIILGIIISEYRRFSGLILGTVNILYTIPSIALLGFFITITGVGNTTALIALIIYALLPIIRSTYTGIVNINPLIIEASEGMGSTKLQQLFKVKLPLALPVLMSGIRNMVTMTIALAGIASFVGAGGLGVAIYRGITTNNSAMTFLGSLLIALLALIFDFILGIMEKRLTNHKRTKYKVNFKLIILGLFIIIFGAYFSLNSKKDKTINIATKPMTEGYILGQMLTELIEQDTNLKVNMTTGVGGGTSNIQPAMVKGEFDLYPEYTGTSWEAVLKKEGSYDESKFDELQKEYKEKYNLEYVNLYGFNNTYGLAVNKDIAEKYNLKTYSDLAKVSNNLIFGAEYDFFEREDGYKELQKVYNMNFKKQIDMDIGLKYQAMKDKKIDVMVIFTTDGQLAISDVVVLEDDKKMYPSYRAGTVVRSEILSEYPELKPVLEKLNNILDDKTMADLNYQVESEGKKPEDVAREYLQEKGLLEAK, from the coding sequence ATGGTAAATCAATTAATGAAATTATTGACAGAAGACTTTAAATTTTTTACTAATTTAACAATAGAACATGTTTTAATATCGTTGTTAGCTATAAGTATTGCTAGTGTACTAGGTATTATTCTAGGAATAATAATAAGTGAATATAGAAGATTTTCAGGTTTAATATTAGGAACTGTCAATATACTTTATACTATACCTTCAATAGCATTATTGGGATTTTTTATCACTATCACAGGAGTTGGAAATACAACAGCACTTATCGCTTTAATAATATATGCACTTTTACCAATAATAAGAAGTACATACACAGGAATTGTAAACATAAATCCTTTGATTATTGAGGCATCAGAGGGAATGGGAAGTACAAAATTACAGCAACTATTCAAGGTTAAATTGCCACTAGCATTGCCTGTTTTGATGTCTGGTATTAGAAATATGGTTACAATGACAATAGCACTTGCAGGTATAGCTTCATTTGTTGGAGCAGGAGGCTTAGGGGTTGCAATTTATAGAGGTATAACAACTAACAATTCAGCTATGACTTTTCTTGGAAGCTTACTTATAGCACTTTTAGCTTTGATTTTTGATTTTATATTAGGAATTATGGAGAAAAGATTGACTAATCATAAAAGAACAAAATATAAAGTAAATTTTAAACTTATAATTTTAGGGCTTTTCATAATTATATTTGGAGCATATTTTTCTTTAAATTCAAAAAAAGATAAAACTATAAATATTGCAACAAAACCTATGACAGAGGGCTATATCTTAGGACAAATGCTAACTGAACTTATTGAACAAGATACGAATTTAAAAGTAAATATGACAACTGGGGTTGGTGGTGGAACTTCCAATATACAGCCTGCAATGGTTAAGGGAGAATTTGACCTATACCCTGAATATACAGGAACTTCCTGGGAAGCTGTATTGAAAAAAGAAGGTAGCTATGATGAAAGTAAATTTGATGAATTACAAAAAGAATATAAAGAAAAATATAATTTAGAATATGTAAATTTATATGGTTTTAATAATACTTATGGTCTAGCAGTAAATAAGGATATTGCAGAAAAATATAATTTAAAAACATATAGTGATTTAGCAAAAGTCTCAAATAATTTAATTTTTGGTGCAGAATATGATTTCTTTGAAAGAGAAGATGGCTATAAAGAATTACAAAAAGTATATAATATGAATTTTAAAAAACAAATAGATATGGATATTGGGCTTAAATATCAGGCTATGAAAGATAAGAAAATTGATGTTATGGTAATATTTACAACAGATGGACAACTAGCAATATCTGATGTAGTTGTTTTAGAAGATGATAAAAAGATGTATCCATCATATAGAGCAGGAACAGTTGTAAGAAGTGAGATTTTATCTGAATATCCAGAATTAAAACCAGTTTTAGAAAAATTAAATAATATTTTAGATGATAAGACAATGGCAGATTTGAATTATCAAGTTGAAAGTGAAGGTAAAAAGCCAGAAGATGTTGCAAGAGAATACTTGCAAGAAAAAGGTTTATTGGAGGCTAAATAA
- a CDS encoding 5'-methylthioadenosine/adenosylhomocysteine nucleosidase — protein sequence MKIGIIGAMHEEIVELKSSMTDINEIEISNLKFYEGKLCSKDVVLVESGIGKVNAAISTTLLISNFKVDKIIFTGVAGAVNPDIKVTDIVIATDLVESDMDVTAGGNYKLGEIPRMKSSNFKADPYLFTLADSVATKLFGSEKVHKGKIISRDEFVASSEKVKKLREIFEAECVEMEGAAVAHVCEVLNIPFIVLRSISDKADDEAGMTFDEFVKIAAKNSKSIVEGILSIIK from the coding sequence ATGAAAATTGGAATAATTGGTGCTATGCACGAAGAAATAGTTGAATTAAAAAGTTCAATGACTGATATAAATGAAATAGAAATTAGTAATTTAAAATTCTATGAAGGAAAATTATGCTCAAAAGATGTTGTCTTAGTTGAAAGTGGTATAGGAAAAGTTAATGCTGCAATATCTACAACTCTTTTAATTTCTAATTTTAAAGTTGACAAAATAATATTTACAGGAGTTGCTGGAGCAGTTAATCCTGATATTAAAGTTACTGATATTGTTATTGCCACTGATTTAGTTGAATCTGATATGGACGTAACAGCAGGTGGAAACTATAAATTAGGAGAAATACCTAGAATGAAGAGTTCTAATTTCAAGGCTGACCCTTATCTTTTTACTTTAGCTGACTCAGTTGCTACAAAACTTTTTGGATCTGAGAAAGTTCATAAAGGTAAAATTATAAGCAGAGATGAATTTGTGGCTTCATCTGAAAAAGTAAAAAAACTTAGAGAAATTTTTGAAGCTGAATGTGTTGAGATGGAAGGAGCAGCAGTAGCTCATGTCTGTGAAGTTTTAAATATACCATTTATAGTTTTAAGATCAATTTCTGATAAGGCTGATGATGAAGCTGGAATGACTTTTGATGAGTTTGTAAAAATTGCTGCAAAAAATTCAAAATCAATAGTAGAAGGAATTTTATCAATTATAAAATAA
- a CDS encoding ABC transporter ATP-binding protein, whose amino-acid sequence MFKKFISYYKPHKKMFFLDLLAAFLISICDLFYPILTRSILYDFIPNRKLKTIFLFLFILALIYIFKMLSNYFVGYYGHIVGVKIQADMRRDLFKHIQNMPISYFDKNQTGDIMSRIVNDLVDISELAHHGPEDVFISGVLVLGSFFYLINLNPLLTCIVFIFIPILALLTIFLRKRMMRAFAETRTTVGAINANLSNSISGIRVSKSFNNSKFEFKKFEEGNSKYIIARKAAYFWLAVFQGGVYYIIDTLYLVMLLSGTLFTYYNKITVVDFVTYMLFVNLLITPIKRLINSVEQFQNGMSGFRRFYEVITVPQEEEGKIEVGKLNGNIVFDEVTFRYEENENIFENFSLNIKAGTNVALVGESGVGKSTICHLIPRFYEILSGKITIDDIDIKDMTLSSLRKNIGIVSQDVFLFTGTIKENIAYGKLDATDEEIYRAAKYANIHDYIMTLEKGYDTQVGERGIRLSGGQKQRISIARVFLANPPILILDEATSALDSITERNIQKSLDELSEGRTTLVVAHRLTTVRKADVIIVITKDGIAEMGNHDELMKLQGIYYKLNQV is encoded by the coding sequence TTGTTTAAAAAATTTATTTCATATTATAAGCCTCATAAGAAAATGTTTTTTTTAGATTTACTAGCAGCTTTTCTTATTTCTATTTGTGATTTATTCTATCCTATATTAACTCGTTCAATATTATATGATTTTATCCCAAATAGAAAATTAAAAACAATTTTTCTTTTTCTATTTATCTTGGCATTAATCTATATTTTTAAAATGCTATCTAATTATTTTGTTGGCTACTATGGACATATTGTTGGAGTAAAAATACAAGCAGATATGAGAAGAGATTTATTCAAGCATATTCAAAATATGCCCATATCTTATTTTGATAAAAATCAGACTGGGGATATTATGTCAAGGATAGTAAATGATCTGGTAGATATTTCAGAACTTGCTCACCATGGACCTGAAGATGTTTTCATATCAGGTGTTCTAGTTTTAGGTTCTTTTTTCTATCTAATTAATTTAAATCCTCTATTAACTTGTATAGTTTTTATCTTTATTCCAATTTTAGCTCTACTTACTATTTTTTTAAGAAAGAGAATGATGAGAGCCTTTGCCGAGACAAGAACTACTGTTGGTGCTATAAATGCAAATTTATCAAATTCTATTTCAGGAATTAGAGTGTCTAAATCTTTTAATAATAGCAAGTTTGAATTTAAAAAATTTGAAGAAGGAAACTCTAAATATATCATTGCAAGAAAGGCAGCATACTTTTGGTTAGCTGTTTTTCAAGGTGGAGTTTACTATATCATAGATACTCTTTATCTTGTTATGCTTTTAAGTGGAACTTTATTTACTTATTACAATAAGATTACTGTAGTAGATTTTGTTACATATATGCTATTTGTTAATTTATTAATAACTCCTATAAAAAGGCTTATTAATTCAGTAGAGCAATTTCAAAATGGAATGAGTGGCTTTAGAAGATTCTATGAAGTAATAACTGTTCCTCAAGAAGAAGAAGGAAAAATTGAAGTTGGAAAGTTAAATGGTAACATAGTCTTTGATGAAGTAACTTTTAGATATGAAGAAAATGAAAATATTTTTGAGAATTTCTCTTTAAATATTAAAGCTGGAACAAATGTAGCTTTAGTTGGTGAATCAGGAGTTGGTAAAAGTACTATCTGCCATTTAATCCCAAGATTCTATGAAATTTTATCTGGTAAAATTACTATAGATGACATAGATATTAAAGATATGACTTTATCTTCACTTAGAAAGAATATAGGAATTGTAAGTCAAGATGTTTTTCTATTTACAGGAACTATAAAAGAAAATATTGCCTATGGAAAATTAGATGCGACTGATGAAGAAATTTACAGAGCAGCTAAATATGCAAATATCCATGACTATATTATGACTTTAGAAAAAGGATATGATACTCAAGTTGGTGAAAGAGGTATTCGTTTATCTGGAGGACAAAAGCAAAGAATATCTATTGCTAGAGTTTTCCTAGCTAACCCTCCTATTCTAATTTTAGATGAGGCAACAAGTGCTCTAGACAGTATAACTGAAAGAAACATACAAAAATCTCTAGATGAACTTAGTGAAGGTAGAACAACTTTAGTGGTTGCCCATAGACTTACAACTGTAAGAAAAGCTGATGTCATAATTGTTATCACAAAAGATGGAATAGCTGAAATGGGAAATCATGATGAATTAATGAAGCTACAAGGAATTTATTATAAGTTAAATCAAGTTTAA
- a CDS encoding glutathione peroxidase: MKIYDFTVKNRKGEDVSLENFKGKVLLIVNTATRCGFTPQYDELEALYSKYNKDSFEVLDFPCNQFGNQAPESDDEIHTFCQLNYKVKFDQFAKVEVNGENAIPLFKYLKEQKGFTGFDPKHKLTSILNDMLSKNDPDFAKKPDIKWNFTKFLVDKSGNVVARFEPTTGAEEIEKEIKKYL; encoded by the coding sequence ATGAAAATTTATGATTTTACTGTAAAAAATAGAAAAGGTGAAGACGTTTCTTTAGAAAATTTTAAAGGAAAAGTCTTATTGATTGTTAATACTGCAACTAGATGTGGATTCACTCCTCAATATGATGAGTTAGAAGCTTTATACTCAAAATATAATAAAGATAGTTTTGAAGTTTTAGACTTCCCTTGTAATCAATTTGGAAATCAAGCTCCAGAAAGTGATGATGAAATTCATACTTTCTGTCAATTGAATTACAAAGTTAAATTTGACCAATTTGCAAAAGTTGAAGTTAATGGTGAAAATGCTATACCACTTTTCAAATACTTAAAAGAGCAAAAAGGATTTACTGGTTTTGATCCTAAGCATAAACTAACTTCTATACTTAATGATATGCTTTCAAAAAATGATCCTGACTTTGCTAAAAAACCAGATATAAAGTGGAATTTTACTAAGTTTTTAGTAGACAAGTCTGGGAATGTTGTAGCAAGATTTGAACCTACTACAGGTGCTGAAGAAATAGAAAAAGAAATTAAAAAATATCTGTGA